Proteins encoded by one window of Chryseobacterium foetidum:
- a CDS encoding prevent-host-death protein yields MNYKLVLNTKSESSNIFYNTITFDTFKINIIDRYKGIMSRNPILCDSIFKVRTLDDQLIKTREGNSRVKLKGADLETYKNLMDILNSYNYKNKLIKQKEADEDYVHFVIRIYIENYQIN; encoded by the coding sequence ATGAATTATAAACTAGTACTCAATACCAAGTCTGAAAGCTCTAATATCTTCTACAATACCATAACATTTGATACGTTCAAAATTAATATCATAGACAGGTATAAAGGAATAATGAGCAGAAATCCTATTCTTTGCGATTCTATTTTCAAAGTCAGAACTCTAGATGATCAGCTGATAAAAACACGTGAAGGTAACAGCAGGGTGAAGTTGAAAGGTGCGGATCTTGAAACATATAAAAATCTGATGGATATTCTAAATTCTTACAATTATAAAAACAAATTGATTAAGCAGAAGGAAGCTGATGAAGATTATGTGCATTTTGTAATACGTATCTACATAGAGAATTATCAGATTAATTAA
- a CDS encoding OmpA family protein, whose protein sequence is MKSKLAILSLAMAIPATLCAQENISQDSLSEYPNTFSSGSANVSPFTQSSKRFNDWSISAGAGVPLMQSADLTSIKNGNGKNLFGYSAYVSINKAITHAFGINLQYDRGETRQGFFNTKDAAPANASSTLQVGARTQYDALSILGDINLSNLLRRVDNKSPYRWALHAYGGVGTLAYRAYQKDENGQRLMNEIKPFKLSSLFGQAGAGLKYKLSNRLDLEGRVMYVVSTDDQFDGGGEPYSAINKREDQVSDNFINATLGLTLNLGKHDSHLMWHDPMQEIYYKLDVLAEKNQDITVCQKGDMDGDGVCDDWDRQLDTPPGARVDGAGVALDVDLDGVIDLYDKCVTVPGPVENNGCPIEGQGTVSENETKLDGIEFDLNSDRILPSNTPILNNAVSYINSSEGGFTVVGATDTRGSDAYNKNLSEKRAGNVKSYLIKNGVQSSKLESVGNGKTDLKYPECDPASKCPEWKNRANRRVYFKAK, encoded by the coding sequence ATGAAATCAAAATTAGCTATTCTATCGCTGGCAATGGCGATACCTGCCACTTTGTGTGCACAGGAAAACATTTCTCAGGATTCTTTGTCAGAATATCCAAACACTTTCAGTTCAGGATCTGCCAATGTATCTCCTTTTACACAATCTTCAAAGAGATTCAATGATTGGTCTATTTCTGCCGGTGCAGGTGTACCATTAATGCAGTCTGCAGATTTAACTTCCATCAAAAACGGAAACGGAAAAAATCTCTTCGGATATTCTGCTTATGTAAGTATTAATAAAGCGATTACGCATGCATTTGGAATTAATCTTCAGTATGACAGAGGAGAGACGCGTCAGGGTTTTTTCAATACTAAGGATGCAGCTCCAGCCAACGCCTCATCAACTCTGCAGGTTGGTGCAAGAACGCAGTACGATGCACTCTCAATTTTAGGAGACATTAACCTGTCAAATCTTTTAAGAAGAGTGGATAATAAATCTCCTTACAGATGGGCATTACACGCTTACGGAGGTGTAGGAACCTTAGCTTACCGTGCGTACCAAAAAGATGAAAACGGACAGAGATTAATGAATGAGATCAAACCTTTTAAGTTGAGTTCATTATTCGGACAGGCGGGTGCAGGTCTTAAATATAAATTAAGCAACAGGCTTGATCTTGAAGGAAGAGTAATGTATGTGGTAAGTACAGATGACCAGTTTGACGGTGGCGGCGAACCATACAGTGCGATCAATAAAAGAGAAGATCAGGTTTCTGATAACTTCATTAATGCAACATTGGGTCTTACACTTAATTTAGGAAAACATGATTCTCACTTGATGTGGCATGATCCGATGCAGGAAATTTACTACAAACTGGATGTACTTGCAGAGAAAAATCAGGACATTACTGTTTGCCAGAAAGGCGATATGGACGGTGACGGTGTTTGCGATGACTGGGACAGACAGCTTGATACTCCACCCGGAGCGAGAGTTGATGGTGCCGGTGTTGCTTTAGACGTTGATCTTGACGGCGTAATTGACCTTTACGATAAATGTGTAACTGTTCCGGGACCTGTAGAAAATAACGGTTGCCCAATTGAAGGACAGGGGACAGTTTCTGAAAATGAAACAAAGCTTGACGGAATTGAATTTGATCTGAATTCTGACAGAATTTTACCATCAAACACTCCAATTCTGAACAATGCTGTGAGCTATATTAACTCTTCTGAGGGTGGTTTCACTGTTGTGGGAGCTACAGATACCAGAGGTTCTGATGCCTACAACAAAAACCTTTCTGAAAAAAGAGCAGGAAACGTAAAATCTTACCTTATTAAAAATGGAGTTCAGTCTTCAAAGCTTGAATCTGTTGGAAACGGAAAAACTGATCTTAAATATCCGGAGTGTGATCCAGCATCAAAATGCCCGGAATGGAAGAACAGAGCAAATAGAAGAGTGTATTTTAAAGCAAAATAA
- a CDS encoding MarR family winged helix-turn-helix transcriptional regulator, translated as MKTDFIIDLLHQVKEFENSSAFKPNSDVEDFRMWLNAKKYTEESPTKLFKNENHQVSFTENEICKQVLLLSRYSKLLIRKGLSQFPDLANEEFTYLYRLKDEPFLTKIQLIEKNGHEKQTGTQIIKRLLEAGFLEEQNDENDKRSKRLNLTKLGEETFQKSVNKVNMTSELLSGRLSTEEKSEFLTILKKLNEFHAHLYSAHKGSDIAELQTIFVES; from the coding sequence ATGAAAACTGACTTTATTATTGATTTGCTTCATCAGGTGAAAGAATTTGAAAACTCTTCTGCCTTTAAGCCCAATTCCGATGTAGAAGACTTCCGGATGTGGCTGAATGCTAAAAAATATACAGAAGAAAGCCCGACGAAGTTATTTAAAAATGAGAATCATCAGGTTTCATTTACAGAAAATGAGATTTGCAAACAGGTGCTTTTGCTCAGTCGTTATTCTAAATTACTGATCAGAAAGGGTTTAAGCCAGTTTCCTGATTTAGCCAATGAGGAATTCACATATCTGTATCGCCTTAAAGATGAACCGTTTTTAACTAAAATTCAGTTGATTGAGAAAAACGGTCATGAAAAACAGACCGGAACGCAGATTATCAAAAGACTTTTGGAAGCAGGATTTTTAGAAGAACAAAATGACGAAAACGATAAACGCAGCAAAAGACTGAATCTTACAAAGCTGGGAGAAGAGACCTTTCAGAAGTCTGTGAATAAAGTAAATATGACATCTGAACTGCTTTCGGGAAGACTGAGTACCGAAGAAAAATCAGAATTTCTTACAATTTTGAAAAAACTCAATGAGTTTCATGCACATCTCTATTCTGCTCATAAAGGTTCGGATATCGCAGAACTGCAAACGATATTTGTCGAATCATAA
- a CDS encoding ferritin-like domain-containing protein → MTNKETVSVLNDLLNITMDRIKGFNKVEEKVWDTHSYLKNDYEEMVAESEQMKNDLITCITEHGGEYDDSPTVSGTVHRAWIDVKNAFTPNNAESTLENVVFGEKSAIAAYQEALQSDQLSPESILLVQDQHQKLQNSFAKFQSLEN, encoded by the coding sequence ATGACAAACAAAGAAACCGTTTCAGTACTGAATGATTTGCTGAACATTACAATGGACCGCATCAAAGGATTCAACAAAGTAGAAGAGAAGGTGTGGGACACGCATTCTTATCTGAAAAACGACTACGAAGAAATGGTGGCAGAATCTGAGCAGATGAAAAATGACCTCATCACCTGCATCACTGAGCACGGAGGAGAATATGACGATTCACCAACCGTTTCCGGAACCGTTCACAGAGCGTGGATTGATGTGAAAAATGCATTCACACCCAACAACGCAGAATCTACCCTTGAAAATGTGGTGTTTGGAGAAAAATCTGCAATCGCTGCGTATCAGGAAGCTTTGCAAAGTGATCAACTATCTCCGGAAAGTATTTTACTGGTTCAGGATCAGCATCAGAAACTGCAGAATTCTTTTGCGAAATTTCAGAGTCTTGAAAACTGA